The following are encoded together in the Actinoplanes sp. N902-109 genome:
- a CDS encoding helix-turn-helix domain-containing protein — protein MDDLDQALAAVGPRLRMLRSRRELTLAELSTRTGISMSTLSRLESGARRPTLELLLPLARAYGVTLDEMVGAPPTGDPRVHLRPATMHGMTVLPLTRRPGGIQAFKMIILPGRHGDPQPQGHEGYDWIYVLNGRLRLILGTHDMVLTPGEAAEFDTRTPHWFGAAGAEPVEILSLFGTQGERAHLRVRPRETREPTEAGEPSEARQPSEAREPSDARQPSEASTARDSLGARKASEA, from the coding sequence ATGGATGACCTCGACCAGGCGCTGGCGGCCGTCGGCCCGCGGCTGCGGATGCTGCGCAGCCGCCGCGAGCTGACGCTGGCGGAGCTGAGCACGCGGACCGGCATCTCGATGAGCACGCTGTCCCGGCTGGAGTCCGGTGCCCGCCGGCCAACCCTCGAACTGCTGCTCCCGCTCGCCCGCGCCTACGGCGTCACACTCGACGAGATGGTCGGCGCCCCGCCCACCGGTGACCCGCGCGTGCACCTGCGCCCGGCGACCATGCACGGCATGACGGTGCTGCCGCTGACCCGTCGCCCCGGCGGCATCCAGGCTTTCAAGATGATCATCCTGCCCGGCCGGCACGGTGACCCGCAGCCGCAGGGGCACGAGGGCTACGACTGGATCTACGTGCTCAACGGCCGGTTGCGGCTGATCCTCGGTACGCACGACATGGTGCTCACCCCGGGCGAGGCGGCCGAGTTCGACACCCGTACCCCGCACTGGTTCGGCGCCGCCGGCGCCGAGCCGGTCGAGATTCTCAGCCTGTTCGGCACCCAGGGCGAACGCGCCCACCTCCGAGTCCGCCCCCGCGAGACCCGCGAACCCACCGAGGCAGGCGAGCCTTCCGAAGCACGCCAGCCTTCCGAAGCACGCGAGCCCTCCGATGCACGCCAGCCTTCCGAGGCGAGCACTGCCCGCGACTCCCTCGGAGCCCGCAAGGCGAGCGAAGCGTAA
- a CDS encoding NAD(P)/FAD-dependent oxidoreductase codes for MNDERMQDVVVIGGGAAGLSGALMLARSRRSVVVIDAGAPRNAPADGVHGLLGREGMPPAELLARGRQEVETYGGHVQSGTVVDVHRLDDGFAVRLGDGSTVHGRRILVASGLADELPDVPGLRERWGRDVVHCPYCHGWEVRDRAIGVLATGPNSVHQALLFRQLSADVVFFANGTGQVPGADIEVVEGTLAGLAVADDRITGVRLADGRVVQREVVAVATRLVARVGFLAGLGLKPEEHPSGMGEHIAADATGRTGQPGVWIAGNATDLSAQVGASAAAGALAGAHINADLVAAGIYSSPVAAA; via the coding sequence ATGAATGACGAACGTATGCAGGACGTAGTAGTGATCGGCGGCGGCGCGGCCGGCCTGAGCGGTGCCCTGATGCTGGCCCGGTCGCGACGGTCGGTGGTGGTGATCGACGCGGGCGCGCCGCGCAACGCACCCGCCGACGGGGTGCACGGCCTGCTCGGCCGGGAAGGCATGCCGCCGGCTGAGCTGCTGGCACGCGGTCGGCAGGAGGTCGAGACGTACGGCGGACACGTCCAGTCCGGCACCGTGGTCGACGTCCACCGGCTCGACGACGGGTTCGCGGTGCGGCTCGGCGACGGCAGCACGGTGCACGGCCGGCGGATCCTGGTCGCCAGCGGGCTGGCCGACGAGCTGCCCGACGTGCCCGGGCTGCGCGAACGGTGGGGACGCGACGTGGTGCACTGCCCGTACTGCCACGGGTGGGAGGTGCGCGACCGGGCGATCGGGGTGCTGGCGACCGGCCCGAACTCGGTGCACCAGGCGCTGCTGTTCCGGCAACTGAGCGCCGACGTCGTGTTCTTCGCCAACGGGACCGGCCAGGTGCCCGGCGCGGACATCGAGGTCGTCGAGGGCACGCTGGCCGGGCTGGCCGTCGCCGACGACCGCATCACCGGGGTGCGGCTGGCCGACGGCCGGGTGGTCCAGCGCGAGGTGGTGGCGGTGGCGACCCGGCTGGTGGCCCGTGTCGGCTTCCTGGCCGGTCTGGGCCTCAAGCCCGAGGAACACCCCTCGGGCATGGGCGAGCACATCGCGGCCGACGCCACCGGGCGTACCGGACAACCCGGGGTGTGGATCGCCGGCAACGCCACCGATCTGAGCGCCCAGGTCGGCGCGTCCGCGGCCGCGGGCGCACTCGCCGGCGCCCACATCAACGCCGACCTGGTCGCCGCAGGCATCTACTCGTCGCCCGTCGCAGCGGCGTAG